One window of the Trifolium pratense cultivar HEN17-A07 linkage group LG2, ARS_RC_1.1, whole genome shotgun sequence genome contains the following:
- the LOC123905532 gene encoding equilibrative nucleotide transporter 3-like, translating to MDTIATSNGSEEPRKPGGKYKAMIVCFILGLGSLVAWNSMLTIGDYYYKLFPNYHPSRVLTLVYQPFAIGTLIILAYHGSKSNINTRLRNLAGFILFFVATLLILILDLATSGRGGIGPYIGICLLTACFGIADAHIEGGMVGDLYLMCPEFVQSYFAGLAASGALTSLLRVLTKLAFEKSNNGLRKGAILFFAISTFIEFLCIILYAIFAKLPIVKYYRSKAASEGSKTVAADLAAAGIQTKKIDQAGYDDKQVERLSNRQLFMENIDYAADIILIYVLTLSIFPGFLYENTGTHQLGIWYPIVLVAMYNVFDLISRYIPLVPWLKLESRKGLLIAILSRFLLVPAFYFTAKYGDQGWMIFLTSFLGLTNGYLTVCVMTVAPRGYKGPEQNALGNLLVLCLLVGIFVGAVLDWLWIIGKDSF from the exons ATGGACACTATAGCTACTAGCAATGGCAGTGAAGAACCAAGAAAGCCAGGG GGAAAATACAAAGCAATGATAGTTTGTTTCATTCTCGGACTTGGTTCACTTGTTGCTTGGAACAGCATGTTAACTATTGGAGATTACTATTACAAGTTATTCCCG AATTATCACCCTTCAAGGGTGCTAACATTGGTTTACCAACCATTTGCAATTGGAACACTCATAATATTGGCATACCATGgatcaaaatcaaatatcaatacTCGACTGCGAAATTTGGCTGGATTCATACTTTTCTTTGTCGCCACTCTCTTGATTCTTATC TTGGACCTAGCAACATCGGGGAGAGGTGGAATCGGACCTTATATTGGTATCTGCTTGCTAACAGCTTGTTTTGGAATTGCCGATGCTCATATCGAAGGCGGCATGGTTGGAGATTTGTATTTGATGTGTCCTGAGTTTGTGCAG TCTTACTTTGCTGGTTTAGCAGCATCTGGTGCTCTAACTTCATTACTTAGAGTGCTGACCAAGTTAGCTTTCGAGAAATCTAATAACGGACTTCGCAAAGGAGCGA TTCTATTCTTCGCGATCTCCACATTCATCGAATTCCTTTGTATTATCCTATATGCAATCTTTGCCAAATTGCCTATAGTGAAATACTATCGTTCAAAAGCCGCCTCTGAGGGATCAAAAACTGTTGCAGCTGATCTAGCTGCCGCAGGCattcaaacaaagaaaattgATCAA GCCGGATATGATGACAAACAAGTGGAGCGGCTAAGCAACCGACAGTTATTTATGGAGAACATTGATTATGCAGCAGACATAATTCTGATATATGTGTTAACATTATCAATCTTCCCTGGATTTTTGTATGAAAATACAGGAACACATCAATTAGGCATATG GTATCCAATTGTTTTGGTTGCAATGTATAATGTGTTCGATTTAATATCAAGATATATCCCACTTGTGCCATGGTTGAAGTTAGAATCAAGGAAGGGTTTACTAATAGCAATCCTTTCTAGATTCTTATTGGTACCAGCATTTTACTTTACAGCAAAGTATGGTGATCAAGGATGGATGATCTTTCTTACCTCATTCTTGGGACTCACCAATGGATATCTCACTGTCTGTGTTATGACAGTGGCACCAAGAGGTTACAAG GGTCCTGAGCAAAATGCATTGGGTAATTTGCTCGTACTTTGTCTTTTAGTAGGAATATTTGTTGGAGCTGTTCTTGACTGGTTGTGGATTATAGGCAAAGATTCATTCTAA